From the Synechococcus sp. Nb3U1 genome, one window contains:
- a CDS encoding B12-binding domain-containing radical SAM protein, whose translation MKALLLYPQFPQSFWSYNRTIEMVGLKSVIPPLGLITVAALLPQNWEIRFFDRNVTLETEADWQWCDVVILSAMLVQKQDFHALIRKAVERGKKVAVGGPYPTSVPQEALDSGSHYLVLDEGEVTIPLFVQALQAGQESGIFRATEKPDVTASPLPRFDLLQMEQYFMMSVQFSRGCPFNCEFCDIISLYGRKPRTKEPNQMLVELQALYDLGWRGSVFVVDDNFIGNKRNVKQFLKELIPWMKERHYPFTFMTEASVNLAEDDELLSLMVEAGFYSVFLGIETPDQDSLHVTQKLQNTRHPLVEACRKINAAGLLIYAGFILGFDGERSGAGERIQAFVEQTNIPQPMLGILQALPNTQLWNRLKAQQRLVDGIGITEVGDQNTLMNFIPTRSLAEIAREYVESFWQLYEPNRYLYRCLQQCLNIGIKNSQRQTMKLPLRKELHLIAQLIWRQGILRPEIRRQFWRQLWIILQQKPYMLNMYLGLCAAGEHFWEYRELARARITQQLGYDPLLATHS comes from the coding sequence ATGAAGGCACTGTTGCTCTATCCTCAGTTCCCTCAGTCTTTTTGGTCCTACAATCGCACGATTGAGATGGTGGGGTTAAAGTCAGTGATTCCCCCCCTCGGCCTGATCACGGTCGCTGCCTTACTGCCTCAAAACTGGGAAATTCGCTTTTTTGATCGCAATGTAACCCTTGAAACTGAGGCAGACTGGCAGTGGTGTGATGTGGTTATTTTGTCCGCCATGTTGGTGCAAAAGCAAGATTTCCATGCCCTGATCCGTAAAGCTGTGGAACGGGGCAAAAAGGTTGCTGTGGGCGGGCCATATCCCACATCCGTCCCTCAAGAGGCTTTGGATTCGGGATCCCACTACCTGGTTTTGGATGAAGGGGAAGTGACTATCCCTCTGTTTGTACAAGCTCTTCAGGCTGGTCAAGAGTCAGGAATCTTTCGTGCTACCGAAAAGCCGGATGTAACCGCAAGTCCACTGCCGCGATTTGATTTGCTGCAGATGGAACAGTATTTCATGATGTCGGTACAATTTTCGCGGGGCTGCCCCTTTAACTGTGAGTTTTGTGACATCATCTCCCTCTATGGTCGCAAGCCACGCACCAAAGAACCCAATCAAATGTTAGTGGAGCTGCAAGCTCTTTACGATTTGGGCTGGCGTGGATCGGTTTTTGTGGTAGATGACAACTTTATCGGTAATAAAAGGAATGTCAAGCAATTTCTAAAAGAGCTGATCCCTTGGATGAAGGAGCGCCATTACCCGTTTACTTTTATGACCGAGGCTTCGGTTAACTTGGCAGAAGACGATGAACTGCTCAGTCTGATGGTGGAAGCAGGGTTTTACTCCGTCTTTTTGGGTATTGAAACCCCGGATCAAGACAGCTTACACGTCACCCAAAAGCTTCAGAATACTCGTCATCCCCTGGTAGAAGCCTGCCGTAAGATCAATGCTGCTGGGCTGCTGATCTACGCTGGTTTTATTCTTGGGTTTGATGGAGAGCGTTCAGGGGCTGGAGAGCGAATCCAAGCTTTTGTGGAGCAAACCAACATCCCACAGCCAATGTTGGGCATTTTACAGGCTTTGCCGAATACACAACTGTGGAATCGCCTTAAGGCACAGCAGCGCTTGGTAGACGGGATCGGCATTACGGAGGTTGGGGATCAGAACACACTGATGAATTTTATCCCGACCCGTTCTTTGGCGGAGATCGCCCGAGAGTATGTGGAAAGCTTTTGGCAGCTCTATGAACCTAACCGATATTTATATCGCTGCTTGCAACAATGCTTGAATATTGGCATCAAAAATAGCCAGCGACAAACCATGAAGCTGCCCCTGCGTAAAGAGCTGCACTTAATCGCTCAGTTGATCTGGCGACAAGGGATCCTGCGCCCAGAAATTCGCCGCCAATTCTGGCGTCAGTTGTGGATTATTCTGCAACAAAAACCGTATATGTTGAATATGTATTTGGGCCTCTGCGCTGCCGGGGAACATTTTTGGGAATATCGAGAATTGGCCCGTGCTCGGATTACACAACAACTGGGTTATGATCCTTTGTTGGCAACCCATTCTTGA
- a CDS encoding efflux RND transporter permease subunit: MFVDFFIRRPVFATVCSIIIVLVGAVCIPLLPVDYYPQVAPAAVTVTAVYPGANAETVETAVTNVLEQEINGVENLRYISSVSSSNGTSQITVTFNPGRDLDAAAIDVQNRVSQVQGQLPEEVNQNGITVQKSGDSAFIQVVSLRSQAGEYDELFVSNYAELYVRDALRRIRGVSDVLVFGDRKYAMRIWLDPSQLASYGLTAQDVVNAVRQQNIQVPAGQIGSQPSAPDQQFQINVQAVGRLSEPEEFAQIILRANPDGSLVRIADVGRVELGAQSYDTFFRIGGQEAVGIAITKQADANALEVAQRVKETLENLAQSFPPGLIYEIPFDATLFINESVREVIFTLLQAIGLVVLVLFIFLQDWRITLIPTITIPVALLGTFIFVRLFGFSINTLTMFGLTLATGLVVDDTIVVVENISRYIRDRGMRPLQGASAGMNEVFGAVLATTLVLLGLFLPVAFFPGTSGRIYQQFAVTIAVSVSLSTFNAITLAPALSALLIRPRSEQMFWLLRWFDQAVEGIRAAYRWMLGLVVKLRLLVVALFIGCLGLTYWLFQIVPTGFVPDEDQGYFITFIQGPPGVSLNYTDEVIQQATGIMQGIPEIRDTAIVGGFSFTGPSASNGLIFASLKPWEERRRPDQSAQAIVGQLFGPFLGGISKSLVIPILPPAIPDLGVSGGFSFQLQDRGVNDFNLLEQTAQTLFFAGNSPPQPGQPPLGLQINPPTFSANSPQLQVQVDRNMAQLLGIPIADVFGTLQTLLGGTYVNNFDLFNRNYRVYVQADQPFRSNPESINQFYVRGGAGQLLPLSSLVQVRETTGPNIINHFNLFRSAEIQGNPLPGFSSGQAIQSMERLAAQLLPQGFGFEWSGISLEEIESGGQAPIIFTLGLVFVFLVLAAQFESYVDPFIILLAVPLAILGALSAQLLRGLENDIFCQVGLVMLIGLASKNSILIVEFANQLVEQGIPIFKAAVQAAETRFRAILMTALSTILGIFPLAVAVGAGAGSRQSLGTAVIGGMFVSTVLSLFVVPVLYILIKGIQARIMGSPVDLAHLPPPSKELLPEETL; the protein is encoded by the coding sequence ATGTTTGTTGATTTTTTCATTCGCCGTCCTGTTTTTGCCACCGTTTGCTCCATCATCATCGTGTTGGTGGGGGCCGTATGTATCCCGTTGTTGCCGGTCGATTACTACCCCCAGGTGGCCCCTGCAGCGGTGACAGTGACGGCCGTTTACCCAGGAGCCAATGCCGAGACGGTAGAAACAGCCGTCACCAATGTGTTGGAGCAAGAGATCAACGGCGTGGAGAACTTACGCTACATCTCTTCGGTGAGCAGCAGCAACGGCACCAGCCAAATCACCGTTACCTTTAACCCAGGGCGCGATCTCGATGCCGCCGCCATTGACGTGCAAAACCGGGTCTCCCAAGTGCAGGGGCAGTTGCCGGAGGAGGTGAACCAAAACGGCATTACCGTACAAAAGTCAGGAGACAGCGCCTTTATTCAGGTGGTGTCGCTGCGCTCGCAGGCGGGGGAATACGATGAGCTGTTCGTCAGCAACTACGCCGAGCTGTACGTGCGAGATGCTCTACGCCGCATCCGCGGGGTGAGCGATGTGCTCGTGTTTGGGGATCGCAAATATGCCATGCGCATTTGGCTGGATCCCTCTCAGCTGGCCAGCTACGGGTTGACGGCCCAGGATGTGGTGAACGCGGTACGCCAACAGAACATTCAGGTGCCTGCCGGACAAATTGGCAGCCAACCCAGTGCCCCCGATCAGCAGTTTCAGATTAATGTGCAGGCGGTCGGGCGACTGTCGGAACCGGAGGAATTTGCCCAAATTATTCTGAGGGCCAACCCGGATGGCAGCTTGGTGCGTATTGCCGATGTCGGGCGGGTGGAACTGGGGGCACAAAGTTACGATACCTTCTTCCGCATTGGGGGTCAGGAAGCGGTCGGGATCGCCATTACCAAACAGGCGGATGCCAACGCCCTAGAAGTGGCACAGCGGGTGAAGGAAACCCTGGAGAATTTGGCCCAAAGTTTTCCACCAGGGCTGATTTATGAGATCCCCTTCGATGCCACTTTGTTCATCAACGAATCGGTACGCGAGGTCATTTTTACCCTATTGCAGGCGATTGGCTTAGTGGTGCTGGTGTTGTTCATCTTTTTGCAGGATTGGCGAATCACCCTGATCCCGACGATCACGATCCCGGTGGCATTGCTGGGCACTTTTATTTTCGTGCGCCTGTTTGGCTTCTCCATCAATACGCTGACGATGTTTGGCCTGACGTTGGCCACAGGTCTGGTGGTGGACGACACGATCGTGGTGGTGGAGAACATCTCCCGCTACATCCGCGACCGAGGGATGCGGCCTCTGCAAGGGGCTTCGGCAGGGATGAACGAGGTGTTTGGGGCGGTGCTGGCGACCACGCTGGTGCTGCTGGGTTTATTCTTGCCGGTGGCGTTTTTCCCTGGCACCAGTGGCCGCATTTATCAGCAGTTTGCTGTCACCATCGCTGTATCGGTTTCTCTTTCCACTTTTAATGCCATTACCTTGGCCCCGGCCTTATCGGCTCTGCTAATTCGCCCACGATCAGAACAGATGTTTTGGTTGTTGCGCTGGTTTGATCAGGCGGTAGAAGGGATCCGCGCCGCCTATCGTTGGATGTTGGGGCTGGTGGTGAAGCTGCGGCTGTTGGTGGTAGCCCTGTTCATCGGCTGCTTGGGCCTCACCTACTGGCTGTTTCAGATCGTGCCGACGGGGTTTGTACCGGATGAAGATCAAGGGTATTTCATCACTTTCATTCAGGGGCCGCCGGGAGTTTCCCTGAATTACACCGACGAGGTCATCCAGCAGGCCACAGGGATCATGCAAGGGATCCCGGAAATCCGCGATACGGCGATTGTGGGGGGCTTTAGCTTTACTGGCCCTTCGGCGAGTAATGGCTTGATTTTTGCTTCCCTCAAACCTTGGGAAGAACGGCGACGACCGGATCAATCTGCCCAGGCGATTGTCGGGCAACTGTTTGGGCCTTTTCTGGGAGGGATCAGCAAATCGCTGGTGATCCCGATTTTGCCCCCGGCCATTCCCGATTTAGGGGTTTCGGGCGGGTTTAGTTTCCAGCTTCAAGATCGCGGGGTGAACGATTTCAATTTGTTGGAGCAAACGGCACAAACTCTCTTTTTTGCAGGCAATTCCCCCCCGCAACCAGGACAACCTCCCCTCGGCTTGCAAATTAACCCGCCCACCTTCAGTGCCAATTCTCCCCAGCTCCAGGTACAAGTGGATCGCAACATGGCCCAACTGCTGGGGATCCCGATTGCGGATGTGTTTGGCACGTTGCAAACCCTGTTGGGGGGCACTTACGTCAACAACTTTGATTTGTTTAATCGCAACTACCGGGTGTATGTGCAGGCGGATCAACCCTTCCGCTCTAACCCAGAAAGTATCAATCAGTTTTACGTGCGCGGCGGCGCGGGCCAACTCTTGCCCTTGAGCAGCTTGGTTCAGGTGCGGGAGACTACTGGCCCTAACATTATCAATCACTTCAATCTCTTCCGTTCTGCCGAGATTCAGGGTAATCCCCTGCCAGGGTTCAGTTCGGGTCAAGCAATTCAATCTATGGAGAGGTTGGCGGCACAACTGTTGCCTCAGGGGTTTGGATTCGAGTGGTCGGGCATTTCCCTAGAAGAAATCGAGTCTGGGGGGCAAGCACCGATTATCTTTACCCTTGGTTTGGTCTTCGTGTTTTTGGTGTTGGCAGCTCAATTTGAGAGCTATGTGGATCCCTTTATTATTCTGCTGGCGGTGCCACTGGCGATCTTGGGGGCACTCTCAGCGCAGTTGTTGCGAGGATTGGAGAACGACATTTTTTGCCAGGTAGGGCTGGTGATGTTGATCGGACTGGCCAGCAAAAACTCGATTTTGATCGTGGAATTTGCCAACCAACTGGTGGAACAAGGGATCCCGATTTTCAAAGCGGCAGTACAAGCGGCAGAGACTCGTTTCCGGGCCATTCTCATGACTGCTTTGAGCACTATCTTGGGTATTTTCCCGCTGGCAGTAGCTGTGGGAGCAGGGGCAGGCAGCCGTCAGTCATTGGGTACAGCGGTGATTGGCGGCATGTTCGTCTCAACGGTTCTCAGCCTGTTCGTGGTGCCGGTGCTTTACATTCTGATCAAAGGGATCCAGGCGCGAATCATGGGATCCCCTGTGGATTTGGCTCATTTGCCCCCGCCGTCGAAGGAATTGCTACCGGAAGAAACCCTCTAA
- a CDS encoding efflux RND transporter periplasmic adaptor subunit, with protein MMRSRTALPVLCLSLLLAACRAGGPPEGMEGMGGGEGPPPTPVELGTVEERMIQEASEFIASLGSQQLASINPQVSGQITQVFVQLGSPVAAGAPMFQIDSSQQQAVVASQAAAIASAQANVESSRANLSQLQADRLRLEAEVDFARQQHERNTSLLAEGVITQLQVDQSSRDLRQAEAALAAQEEQIRAQEAAILRAEREVQRAQADATQQQVQLRFFQVNAPFSGIVGDVLVRQGDYVTPQTVLTTLSQSQSLEISLNIPLERAPQLRVGTPVQILDSSNQVIGTSQISFISPQAEASTQSVLAKALLDNLSGQLRSAQFVRARIIWGERPGLVVPVTAVARVAGQNFVYTVETTAPPAEGMPPGAVAVQRPVQLGSIQGNSYEVLEGLEANEPIVLTGLQKIRDGAPIMDEVIFQQMMMQQEGPPEGSPPQP; from the coding sequence ATGATGCGATCGCGGACAGCTCTGCCGGTGCTATGTCTTTCTTTGCTGTTGGCGGCCTGTCGAGCGGGAGGGCCACCGGAGGGGATGGAAGGTATGGGTGGAGGAGAGGGCCCACCCCCGACCCCGGTAGAACTCGGCACGGTGGAAGAGCGGATGATCCAGGAGGCCTCAGAGTTTATTGCCAGTCTCGGATCTCAGCAGTTGGCTAGCATTAACCCGCAGGTCAGCGGTCAGATCACCCAAGTCTTCGTGCAGCTGGGATCCCCTGTGGCTGCTGGGGCTCCGATGTTTCAAATTGACTCCAGCCAGCAACAGGCGGTAGTAGCCAGCCAAGCTGCCGCCATTGCCTCTGCGCAAGCCAACGTAGAAAGTAGCCGGGCCAACCTCAGCCAACTGCAAGCGGATCGTTTGCGTCTAGAGGCGGAGGTGGACTTTGCTCGCCAACAACACGAGCGCAACACAAGTTTGTTGGCAGAAGGGGTGATCACCCAACTGCAGGTGGATCAATCCAGCCGCGATTTGCGCCAGGCGGAAGCGGCTTTGGCAGCCCAGGAGGAGCAAATTCGCGCTCAGGAGGCAGCGATCTTGCGGGCAGAGCGAGAGGTGCAACGGGCCCAAGCGGATGCCACACAACAGCAGGTGCAGTTGCGCTTTTTCCAGGTGAATGCCCCTTTTTCTGGCATTGTCGGGGATGTGTTAGTGAGGCAGGGAGACTATGTAACTCCCCAAACTGTTTTGACTACGCTCAGCCAAAGCCAATCGCTGGAGATCAGCCTAAATATTCCCCTGGAACGGGCACCCCAGTTGCGGGTGGGCACCCCAGTGCAGATTTTGGATAGCAGCAATCAGGTGATCGGCACCAGCCAAATTTCGTTTATTTCCCCGCAGGCGGAAGCAAGCACCCAGTCGGTTTTGGCCAAGGCTTTGCTAGATAACTTAAGTGGGCAGTTGCGTTCGGCACAGTTTGTGCGAGCCCGCATCATTTGGGGAGAACGACCGGGATTAGTAGTTCCGGTGACCGCGGTGGCGCGGGTGGCGGGGCAAAACTTTGTTTACACCGTCGAAACGACCGCTCCGCCAGCCGAAGGTATGCCCCCGGGGGCGGTTGCTGTCCAGAGGCCAGTACAACTGGGATCCATTCAGGGCAATAGCTACGAAGTGCTGGAGGGGTTGGAGGCGAATGAACCGATTGTGCTGACCGGTCTTCAAAAAATCCGCGATGGCGCACCGATTATGGACGAGGTGATCTTCCAGCAAATGATGATGCAACAAGAGGGGCCACCCGAGGGATCCCCGCCCCAGCCCTAG
- a CDS encoding tetratricopeptide repeat protein has product MEEFDKTRIEQLLVALKQERADLRQEATEALWELWFGQKGIAGRAALEHSQLLMDSGQLGAAETLLSELIDQLPDFVEAWNRRAVLYYTLKRYPEAVRDCEMVVKLCPIHFGAWHGLGLCRAAMQDYRGAIAAFQKALDIQPYALINQRLLLECTALLS; this is encoded by the coding sequence ATGGAAGAGTTCGACAAGACCCGGATCGAACAGCTTTTGGTTGCCCTCAAGCAAGAGCGGGCCGATCTGCGGCAGGAGGCCACTGAGGCCCTTTGGGAGCTGTGGTTTGGGCAAAAGGGGATTGCCGGTCGGGCCGCTTTGGAACACTCCCAACTGCTCATGGATAGCGGCCAACTGGGGGCTGCAGAGACCTTATTGAGCGAATTAATCGATCAGCTGCCAGATTTTGTGGAGGCCTGGAACCGGCGAGCCGTTCTGTACTACACCCTGAAGCGCTACCCCGAGGCAGTCCGAGATTGTGAGATGGTGGTGAAATTGTGCCCAATCCATTTTGGAGCCTGGCATGGATTGGGCCTATGCCGAGCCGCTATGCAGGATTATCGCGGGGCGATTGCTGCTTTTCAGAAAGCTCTGGACATCCAACCCTACGCGCTGATTAATCAACGGCTGCTGCTGGAGTGTACGGCTCTCCTGTCCTAG
- a CDS encoding DUF2808 domain-containing protein codes for MKRSRWLSFAPLGMKLVLTGLLLGGLGALILPVAVKAQSGLVITGSEGVPVLSYRLDFRGIRGRLDRYRLTIPPQDLAVSEVQINGDRNFDARVDPENVRLEVEGNPVDLEEVYWNEEFRSLEVVARQPIAAGQEMRLILSNVRNPAAAGIYRVEARVRGTEPNPLFRNVGNWLITIDDPERIGF; via the coding sequence ATGAAGCGTTCGCGCTGGCTGAGCTTTGCCCCGCTGGGGATGAAGCTGGTATTGACGGGTCTGTTGCTGGGTGGTTTGGGAGCCTTGATTCTACCTGTTGCTGTGAAGGCTCAGTCTGGTTTGGTGATCACCGGCAGCGAAGGAGTTCCTGTCCTTAGCTATCGGCTGGATTTTCGCGGTATTCGCGGTCGCCTCGATCGCTATCGCCTGACCATTCCCCCTCAGGATCTGGCGGTGTCGGAAGTGCAGATCAACGGGGACAGAAACTTTGATGCCCGCGTCGATCCGGAGAATGTGCGGCTAGAAGTGGAGGGCAACCCGGTCGATCTGGAGGAAGTGTACTGGAACGAAGAATTTCGCTCCCTAGAAGTGGTGGCTCGCCAACCGATCGCGGCTGGACAAGAGATGCGCTTGATCCTTTCCAATGTACGAAATCCTGCGGCTGCCGGAATCTATCGTGTGGAAGCGCGGGTGCGCGGCACAGAACCGAATCCCCTCTTCCGCAATGTCGGCAATTGGCTAATCACCATTGACGATCCCGAACGCATTGGATTTTAG
- a CDS encoding undecaprenyl-diphosphate phosphatase has translation MLFADIWYPNWWQALILGMVQGITEFIPISSTAHLRVFPALVGWPDAGASFTAVIQLGSLAAVLIYFAADLRKLLLDSWQAWLERDFHQESWRLLVGILVGTVPIVGVGLAVKVLWGSPPRQLWVIAGAAIGLALLLGWAERTGKRQRDVHNLGIWDGIWVGLAQALALIPGVSRSGATITAGLFLNLQRSVAARYSFLLGIPALFLAGVLEFISAFEVEALLPQGLGTVSAFVFSYLSIDWLLKFLQRSSTWLFIFYRIGFGLFIVLGLVLGFLRP, from the coding sequence TTGCTGTTTGCCGATATTTGGTATCCCAATTGGTGGCAAGCTCTGATTCTGGGGATGGTGCAAGGAATCACCGAGTTTATCCCGATCAGCAGTACCGCCCATCTGCGGGTTTTCCCGGCTTTGGTGGGGTGGCCGGATGCGGGTGCCTCCTTTACGGCGGTAATCCAGTTGGGCAGTTTGGCGGCGGTGTTGATCTATTTTGCGGCTGATTTACGCAAATTGCTCCTAGACTCCTGGCAAGCCTGGTTAGAGCGAGATTTTCATCAAGAATCCTGGCGGCTATTGGTCGGGATCCTGGTGGGAACTGTGCCGATTGTGGGGGTGGGTTTGGCTGTCAAAGTACTCTGGGGATCCCCGCCGCGCCAATTGTGGGTGATTGCCGGGGCCGCCATTGGTCTTGCCCTACTGCTGGGCTGGGCAGAACGGACGGGCAAGCGGCAGCGAGATGTGCATAACCTCGGGATCTGGGATGGGATTTGGGTAGGCTTAGCCCAGGCCTTGGCCCTGATTCCGGGGGTATCGCGCTCGGGAGCCACCATTACCGCCGGTTTGTTCCTGAATTTGCAGCGTTCTGTGGCAGCTCGTTATTCGTTCTTGTTGGGGATCCCGGCGCTATTTTTGGCAGGAGTGTTGGAGTTTATCTCTGCTTTTGAGGTGGAGGCTTTGTTGCCTCAGGGGTTGGGCACTGTCTCTGCTTTTGTCTTTTCCTATCTCTCCATCGATTGGTTGCTTAAGTTTTTGCAGCGCAGCAGCACCTGGCTATTCATCTTTTACCGAATTGGGTTTGGCTTGTTTATTGTCTTGGGTTTGGTGCTGGGATTCCTGCGGCCCTAG
- a CDS encoding STAS domain-containing protein codes for MDVSTQISPKGSPVTVVHFPQGSLSAVNAPTIRGELSRILTEQPGHLLLDLSRITLIDSMGLSVLVSAQRNCRSAGYQLKLAGLQEQAKLIFAVTRLDSIFESYLSVADALAAFPAP; via the coding sequence ATGGATGTCTCCACTCAGATCAGCCCTAAGGGATCCCCAGTCACGGTCGTCCATTTTCCCCAAGGGAGCCTCAGCGCTGTCAATGCGCCTACCATCCGGGGAGAACTGAGCCGCATTTTAACGGAGCAGCCAGGTCACCTTCTACTGGATCTGAGCAGGATCACCCTCATCGACAGTATGGGACTATCCGTCTTGGTCTCAGCCCAACGTAACTGCCGTTCGGCGGGCTACCAACTAAAACTGGCTGGCCTACAGGAACAAGCCAAGCTGATTTTTGCCGTCACCCGTCTAGATTCGATTTTCGAGTCTTATTTATCAGTTGCAGATGCGCTCGCCGCGTTTCCGGCCCCCTAG
- a CDS encoding S-layer homology domain-containing protein: MFSSLLTPRAAWTGLVLSGAMLGIHCQIAMAAPFRDTSGHWAQTYIEALSSQGVLNGFPDGTFRPNEPVTRAQFATIINTAFRLSNTAGTSIGFRDVPYTHWAANAISTAAANNLVAGFPDGTYRPEQPVTRTESLVVLTNAIGNTSAIPAAQPGDLFSRYRDAAAIPNWAVPQIAAANRAGLIVNYPDPMLLEPNRAATRAEVAAFTYQAMVNRGSLVAQNPGSFNPYNPAPQPGFNLRLSTLAAGTLMQTTSPFNERLYIAPNETRPISLIVHNPIRNAQGDIVVPYGSRVDGRFEPAAGGTRFVAESVIVNNQLFPLAAQSDVIHDVKDPRYTTSGKIIQDAAIGAAAGAILGLVTGDNAIATEEVLGAGAAGAVIGNVTAPQVVVVDPNQVIELRLTQDLALARQ, translated from the coding sequence ATGTTTTCCTCCCTTTTGACCCCACGTGCGGCTTGGACAGGGCTGGTTCTGTCCGGGGCTATGCTAGGCATTCACTGTCAGATAGCCATGGCCGCCCCCTTCCGCGATACCTCCGGCCACTGGGCCCAAACCTATATTGAGGCCCTCTCCTCACAGGGGGTGTTGAATGGCTTCCCGGATGGCACCTTCCGTCCCAACGAGCCGGTGACCCGCGCCCAATTTGCCACCATCATCAATACGGCTTTTCGCCTCAGCAATACCGCCGGCACCTCTATCGGTTTTCGGGATGTGCCCTATACCCACTGGGCCGCCAATGCTATTTCTACCGCGGCAGCCAACAACTTAGTGGCCGGTTTTCCCGATGGGACCTATCGTCCTGAGCAGCCCGTCACCCGCACCGAGTCTTTGGTGGTTCTCACCAACGCCATCGGCAATACCAGTGCCATCCCAGCCGCACAACCCGGCGATCTTTTCAGCCGTTACCGCGATGCAGCCGCCATTCCCAACTGGGCGGTCCCCCAAATTGCCGCCGCCAACCGGGCGGGCTTGATCGTCAATTATCCTGACCCAATGCTTTTGGAGCCCAACCGTGCCGCAACCCGGGCGGAAGTGGCCGCCTTTACCTACCAAGCCATGGTCAATCGGGGATCCCTGGTGGCACAAAATCCGGGCAGCTTTAACCCCTATAACCCCGCCCCACAGCCGGGCTTTAACCTGCGCCTTTCCACACTGGCAGCAGGCACCCTCATGCAAACCACCAGTCCCTTCAACGAGCGCCTTTACATCGCCCCCAACGAAACCCGTCCCATTTCCCTGATCGTCCACAACCCGATCCGCAACGCCCAAGGGGATATTGTGGTGCCCTATGGCTCTCGGGTGGATGGTCGCTTTGAACCGGCTGCGGGGGGCACTCGCTTCGTGGCTGAAAGCGTGATCGTTAACAACCAGCTGTTTCCTCTGGCAGCTCAGTCGGATGTGATCCACGATGTGAAGGATCCCCGCTACACCACCTCCGGCAAGATCATCCAAGATGCGGCCATTGGGGCGGCAGCCGGAGCGATTCTCGGCCTGGTGACAGGCGACAATGCCATTGCCACCGAAGAAGTGTTGGGGGCCGGGGCGGCTGGGGCGGTGATCGGCAACGTGACGGCTCCGCAGGTGGTGGTGGTGGATCCCAATCAGGTGATCGAGCTGCGTCTAACGCAAGATCTGGCTCTGGCCCGACAATAG